One window of the Carassius auratus strain Wakin chromosome 20, ASM336829v1, whole genome shotgun sequence genome contains the following:
- the kidins220b gene encoding kinase D-interacting substrate of 220 kDa B isoform X4, producing MDTTTSIKMTTLAIQNLFSYVEEDNLAAVKSHLDKFKEVDGRSDNGQTPLMLASEQGSLEIVQELIRRGADVNLDDVDCWSALISAAKEGHVEVVKELLENSAYIEHRDMGGWTALTWASYKGRVEVATVLLEAGANPNTTGQQYSVYPIIWAAGRGHAEIVKLLLEHGAKVNCSDKYGTTPLIWAARKGHYDCVMHLLENGADVDQEGANSMTALIVAVKGGYTEVVKELLKRNPNVNMTDKDGNTALMIAAKEGYTEIVQDLLDAGTYVNIPDRSGDTVLIGAVRGGHVEIVRALLHKYADIDIRGQESKTALYWAVEKGNATMVRDILQCNPDTETTTKDSETPLIKATKMRNIEIVELLLDKGAKVSAVDKRGDTPLHIAIRGRSRRLAELLLRNPKDGRLLYRPNKAGETPYNIDCSHQKSILTQIFGARHLSPTESDGDMLGYDLYSSALADILSEPTMQPPICVGLYAQWGSGKSFLLKKLEDEMKTFAGQQVEPLFQFSWLVVLLSLLLCGSVALVLGFTVDPKLAIAISLSILALLYVFFVVVYFGSRREGESWNWAWVISTRLARHIGYLELLLKLMFVNPPELPEQTTRALPVRFLFTDYNRLSSVGGETSMAEMIATLSDACEREFGFLATRLFRVFKTEDTQGKNKWKKTCCIPSFVIFLFILGCLLMGMALLAVFKVDGQNQTVNAVLVSMASVVGLALLLNCRTWWQVTDSVLNSQRKRLHSAANKMHKLKSEGFMKVLKNEVELMAKMAKSIDGFTQNQTRLAVIIDGLDSCEQDKVLQMLDTVRVLFSKGPFISVFASDPHIIIKAINQNLNSVLRDSNINGHDYMRNIVHLPVFLNSRGLSCAKKMSAPAPANGDTGNSEVGWHEELDRKLSQNSLGDQTKFGSKTTLNRRDTYRRRQMQRSVTRQMSFDLTKLLVTEDWFSDISPQAMRRLLNIVSVTGRLLRANQISFNWDRLASWINLTEQWPYRTSWLILYLEETDGIPDQTTLKTIYERISKNIPTTKDVEPLLEIDGDVRSFEVFLSSRAPVLAVRDIRTFLPCTVNLDPKLREIIADVRAAREQVNMGGVTYPALPLQEGRPISVYSQQSSACSPTASYNGPFIPPGVSPQPHSAYFSGMAGPQHPFYNRGSASVVSGTPSMLLSSMSTDVVCERVKLIDGIDQSMLSQYTATIKKANINGRVLSQCNIDELKKEMNMNFGDWQLFRTTVIDLRHVETQILHEEAPSEQGSSMVGHVESCRHTGAPVLGGVGNTDSSPMYNFSLSFEELSNVGLDEPPRHSNPTWMATTHRTPSMSSLNSQESSNEICKLTDKQQAEYRNAYQEYIASMAQIEVGMEKPVPPFVGQLMHSSSEDKKKDGGDQDGRKSISKRGSSKSGTDNTDYASADTPTLDPITEEDEKVDHGSSKSLLGRKTSGEKGSLFQGADLKLKPGGGLRYQKLTSDDEESEESDNAPLLKDGKKPEPKASDAGDRSLGKGKDYLSDKKDSSDSGVRSNESSPNHSLQDEEADLSQSERANLIELDEENSARKRGLPNSLSGLQDPAIVRMSICSEDQCSLLASSPEESWPSSKSYNLNRTPSNTTLNNNTNAQQGNNIRQPTDSSNSTTTGSDVIMTPGSSTTNTQNENVRVVHLKRGLNPGDPPEILKVSSDTVTFGEERESIL from the exons ATGGACACCACAACCTCCATCAAGATGACCACCCTGGCCATCCAGAACCTCTTCAGCTATGTGGAAGAAGATAATCTGGCTGCTGTCAAATCCCACCTTGACAAGTTCAAAGAGGTGGATGGTCGAAGCGAT AATGGACAGACTCCTCTGATGTTGGCCTCAGAGCAGGGCAGTCTTGAGATTGTTCAAGAGCTCATCAGAAGAGGAGCAGATGTCAACTTGGATGACGTG GACTGCTGGTCCGCTCTGATCTCTGCAGCTAAGGAGGGGCACGTGGAGGTGGTGAAAGAGCTGCTGGAAAACAGTGCTTACATTGAGCACAGAGACATG GGGGGTTGGACTGCCCTTACCTGGGCTTCATATAAAGGTAGAGTTGAGGTGGCCACGGTCCTGCTTGAGGCTGGGGCAAACCCAAACACCACTGGACAG CAATACAGCGTCTACCCCATTATCTGGGCTGCCGGTAGAGGCCATGCAGAGATTGTCAAACTCTTGCTGGAGCATGGAGCTAAAGTCAACTGCTCTGATAAG TACGGCACCACCCCCCTGATCTGGGCTGCTAGAAAAGGTCACTACGACTGCGTGATGCACCTGTTGGAGAACGGAGCCGATGTTGACCAGGAGGGGGCG AATTCCATGACCGCATTGATCGTGGCTGTGAAGGGGGGATATACAGAGGTGGTTAAAGAGCTTCTGAAGAGGAACCCAAATGTAAACATGACCGATAAGGACGGAAACACAGCTCTGATGATCGCAGCTAAAGAGGGCTACACTGAGATTGTGCAGGACCTGCTTGATGCCGGAACATATGTCAACATCCCCGACCGG AGTGGAGACACTGTGCTGATTGGGGCTGTGAGAGGTGGGCATGTTGAGATTGTGAGGGCGCTACTGCATAAGTATGCAGACATCGACATTAGAGGCCAG GAAAGTAAGACTGCTCTCTACTGGGCTGTAGAGAAAGGCAATGCAACCATGGTTCGAGACATACTGCAGTGCAATCCTGACACCGAGACCACCACTAAG GATTCTGAGACTCCACTAATCAAAGCCACCAAGATGAGGAACATAGAAATAGTGGAGCTGCTGCTGGACAAAGGAGCCAAAGTGTCTGCAGTCGACAAG AGAGGGGACACTCCACTTCATATCGCCATTCGTGGACGGAGCCGCAGGCTGGCTGAGCTCCTCCTCCGTAACCCTAAAGATGGCCGCCTGCTGTACCGGCCCAACAAAGCTGGAGAAACCCCCTATAACATCGACTGCAGCCACCAGAAAAGCATTCTTACCCAGATTTTTGGAGCCC GACATCTGTCCCCCACAGAGTCAGATGGGGACATGCTGGGCTATGACCTGTACAGCAGTGCTTTGGCAGACATCCTGAGTGAGCCCACCATGCAGCCGCCCATCTGTGTGGGTCTGTATGCCCAGTGGGGCAGCGGCAAGTCCTTCCTGCTCAAGAAACTAGAGG ATGAGATGAAGACATTTGCAGGTCAGCAGGTGGAGCCTTTGTTCCAGTTTTCCTGGCTGGTTGTGTTATTATCGCTCCTGCTGTGCGGCTCTGTCGCGCTAGTGCTCGGCTTCACCGTGGATCCCAAGCTGGCTATTGCCATCTCTCTCAGCATTCTGGCACTGCTTTATGTATTCTTTG TGGTTGTGTACTTTGGGAGCAGGCGTGAGGGTGAGAGCTGGAACTGGGCGTGGGTCATTAGCACCCGTCTGGCTCGACACATCGGATACCTGGAGCTTCTGCTCAAACTCATGTTCGTCAACCCACCAGAGCTGCCTGAACAGACCACCCGTGCACTGCCTGTCAG GTTTCTGTTCACAGACTATAACAGGCTATCCAGTGTGGGTGGGGAGACGTCCATGGCTGAAATGATCGCTACTCTCTCGGATGCTTGTGAAAGGGAGTTTGGCTTTTTGGCCACCAGACTTTTCAGAGTCTTCAAAACTGAGGACACTCAAG GTAAAAATAAGTGGAAGAAAACATGTTGCATCCCATCCTTTGTTATCTTCCTCTTCATCCTGGGCTGCCTGCTCATGGGAATGGCCCTGTTGGCGGTGTTCAAGGTGGATGGGCAAAACCAGACAGTGAACGCAGTGCTGGTTTCCATGGCGAGTGTTGTTGGTTTGGCGCTGTTACTTAACTGTCGCACCTGGTGGCAGGTGACAGACTCGGTGCTAAACTCCCAGAGGAAGAGGCTGCACAGTGCCGCCAACAAGATGCACAAGCTGAAGAGTGAGGGCTTTATGAAG GTCTTGAAGAATGAAGTGGAGCTTATGGCTAAGATGGCCAAATCTATAGATGGCTTCACCCAGAACCAGACGCGTCTAGCTGTCATCATTGATGGTCTGGACTCCTGTGAACAGGATAAAGTGCTACAGATGCTTGACACG GTGAGAGTGCTGTTTTCCAAGGGTCCTTTCATCTCGGTCTTCGCCAGTGATCCTCACATCATCATCAAAGCTATAAACCAGAATCTAAACAGCGTGCTGCGTGACTCCAACATCAACGGCCATGACTATATGCGCAACATCGTCCACCTTCCTGTCTTCCTCAACAGCCGTGGCCTCAGCTGTGCAAAGAAGATGTCTGCACCCGCTCCTGCTAACGGAGACACTGGGAACTCTGAGG ttggTTGGCATGAGGAGTTGGACAGAAAGTTGTCCCAGAACAGCCTGGGTGACCAGACCAAGTTTGGCAGTAAGACGACTCTTAACCGCAGG GATACTTATCGCCGTCGACAGATGCAGAGGTCAGTCACGCGTCAGATGTCCTTTGACCTCACAAAACTGCTCGTCACTGAGGACTGGTTCAGTGACATCAGCCCTCAGGCTATGAGGAGACTGCTGAACATTGTATCAGTCACAG GCCGTTTGCTGAGGGCCAATCAGATAAGTTTTAACTGGGACCGGCTTGCATCTTGGATCAACTTGACTGAGCAGTGGCCATATCGCACATCCTGGCTCATACTGTACCTAGAAGAGACCGATGGCATCCCAGATCAGACAACTCTGAAAACCATCTATGAAAG GATCTCCAAGAACATTCCCACCACTAAAGATGTGGAGCCTTTGCTGGAGATAGATGGTGATGTCCGTAGCTTTGAGGTTTTCCTTTCTTCCCGAGCTCCAGTGCTTGCGGTTCGAGACATCCGCACATTTCTCCCCTGCACTGTTAATTTAGATCCCAAACTCAGAGAGATTATTGCAG ATGTGCGTGCTGCCCGGGAGCAAGTGAACATGGGTGGTGTCACCTATCCCGCGCTGCCTTTGCAGGAGGGCCGTCCAATATCAGTCTACAGCCAGCAGTCCTCTGCCTGCTCCCCTACTGCCTCCTACAACGGCCCGTTTATCCCGCCGGGAGTGTCTCCTCAGCCCCACAGCGCATATTTCAGCGGCATGGCCGGGCCACAACACCCGTTCTACAACAGG GGCTCTGCCTCTGTGGTCTCAGGCACTCCATCGATGCTGCTCAGCTCAATGAGCACAGATGTTGTCTGTGAGCGTGTCAAACTTATCGATGGCATCGACCAGAGCATGCTTTCTCAGTATACAGCCACCATTAAGAAG GCTAACATAAATGGCCGGGTCCTGTCTCAATGTAACATTGATGAGCTGAAGAAAGAGATGAACATGAATTTTGGAGATTGGCAGCTTTTCAGGACAACA GTGATTGATCTCCGTCATGTGGAGACCCAGATCCTTCATGAGGAGGCTCCTAGCGAGCAGGGCAGCAGCATGGTTGGCCATGTGGAGTCTTGCAGGCACACTGGTGCACCCGTTCTCGGAGGAGTCGGTAACACGGACAGCTCACCAATGTACAACTTCAGCCTGAGCTTCGAGGAGCTCAGTAACGTGGGCTTGGATGAGCCTCCTAGGCACTCCAACCCTACGTGGATG GCCACTACTCACCGTACACCAAGTATGTCCAGCCTCAACTCTCAAGAGTCCTCCAATGAAATTTGCAAGCTAACAGACAAGCAGCAGGCCGAATACCGCAACGCCTACCAGGAATACATCGCCTCCATGGCTCAGATTGAGGTAGGAATGGAGAAACCGGTCCCACCTTTTGTTGGCCAACTTATGCACTCCAGCTCTGAGGACAAGAAGAAGGATGGAGGTGACCAAGATGGGCGCAAATCCATTTCAAAAAGAGGGAGCAGCAAGTCCGGGACCGATAATACCGACTACGCTTCGGCAGACACGCCCACTTTAGATCCCATAACAGAAGAGGATGAGAAGGTTGACCATGGGTCATCAAAGTCCCTTCTGGGACGCAAGACATCTGGAGAGAAGGGGAGTCTCTTCCAGGGTGCAGATCTGAAGCTGAAGCCTGGAGGCGGTTTACGCTACCAGAAACTGACTAGTGATGATGAAGAGTCTGAAGAGTCAGACAATGCCCCTCTGCTCAAGGATGGAAAGAAACCCGAACCTAAAGCCTCAGATGCTGGAGATCGATCTTTGGGAAAAGGTAAGGATTACCTTTCAGATAAGAAGGATTCTTCTGACTCGGGTGTCCGCTCCAACGAAAGCTCTCCAAACCATTCCTTGCAAGATGAAGAGGCCGACCTGTCGCAGTCTGAGAGGGCTAACCTGATTGAGCTGGATGAGGAGAACTCTGCTCGAAAGCGAGGGCTGCCGAATAGTCTGAGTGGCCTCCAAGACCCAGCTATCGTCCGCATGTCCATCTGCTCCGAAGACCAGTGCAGTCTTCTGGCCAGCAGCCCCGAAGAGAGCTGGCCTTCCTCCAAGAGCTACAACCTCAACCGTACACCCAGCAACACCACCCTCAATAACAACACAAACGCCCAACAAGGAAACAACATTCGCCAACCCACAGATAGCTCCAACTCCACCACcactggaagtgacgtcatcatGACTCCTGGTTCCAGCACCACCAATACCCAAAATGAGAACGTCCGTGTGGTGCATCTGAAGAGGGGGCTTAATCCTGGAGATCCTCCTGAGATCCTCAAAGTGTCCTCTGACACAGTCACCTTCGGAGAAGAGCGTGAAAGTATCCTGTAG
- the kidins220b gene encoding kinase D-interacting substrate of 220 kDa B isoform X3, producing the protein MDTTTSIKMTTLAIQNLFSYVEEDNLAAVKSHLDKFKEVDGRSDNGQTPLMLASEQGSLEIVQELIRRGADVNLDDVDCWSALISAAKEGHVEVVKELLENSAYIEHRDMGGWTALTWASYKGRVEVATVLLEAGANPNTTGQQYSVYPIIWAAGRGHAEIVKLLLEHGAKVNCSDKYGTTPLIWAARKGHYDCVMHLLENGADVDQEGANSMTALIVAVKGGYTEVVKELLKRNPNVNMTDKDGNTALMIAAKEGYTEIVQDLLDAGTYVNIPDRSGDTVLIGAVRGGHVEIVRALLHKYADIDIRGQESKTALYWAVEKGNATMVRDILQCNPDTETTTKDSETPLIKATKMRNIEIVELLLDKGAKVSAVDKRGDTPLHIAIRGRSRRLAELLLRNPKDGRLLYRPNKAGETPYNIDCSHQKSILTQIFGARHLSPTESDGDMLGYDLYSSALADILSEPTMQPPICVGLYAQWGSGKSFLLKKLEDEMKTFAGQQVEPLFQFSWLVVLLSLLLCGSVALVLGFTVDPKLAIAISLSILALLYVFFVVVYFGSRREGESWNWAWVISTRLARHIGYLELLLKLMFVNPPELPEQTTRALPVRFLFTDYNRLSSVGGETSMAEMIATLSDACEREFGFLATRLFRVFKTEDTQGKNKWKKTCCIPSFVIFLFILGCLLMGMALLAVFKVDGQNQTVNAVLVSMASVVGLALLLNCRTWWQVTDSVLNSQRKRLHSAANKMHKLKSEGFMKVLKNEVELMAKMAKSIDGFTQNQTRLAVIIDGLDSCEQDKVLQMLDTVRVLFSKGPFISVFASDPHIIIKAINQNLNSVLRDSNINGHDYMRNIVHLPVFLNSRGLSCAKKMSAPAPANGDTGNSEVGWHEELDRKLSQNSLGDQTKFGSKTTLNRRDTYRRRQMQRSVTRQMSFDLTKLLVTEDWFSDISPQAMRRLLNIVSVTGRLLRANQISFNWDRLASWINLTEQWPYRTSWLILYLEETDGIPDQTTLKTIYERISKNIPTTKDVEPLLEIDGDVRSFEVFLSSRAPVLAVRDIRTFLPCTVNLDPKLREIIADVRAAREQVNMGGVTYPALPLQEGRPISVYSQQSSACSPTASYNGPFIPPGVSPQPHSAYFSGMAGPQHPFYNRPYFPQHLYQLPRQYAGSFFPAHVLPRPFIKTSYPKDHSSGLGSASVVSGTPSMLLSSMSTDVVCERVKLIDGIDQSMLSQYTATIKKANINGRVLSQCNIDELKKEMNMNFGDWQLFRTTVIDLRHVETQILHEEAPSEQGSSMVGHVESCRHTGAPVLGGVGNTDSSPMYNFSLSFEELSNVGLDEPPRHSNPTWMATTHRTPSMSSLNSQESSNEICKLTDKQQAEYRNAYQEYIASMAQIEVGMEKPVPPFVGQLMHSSSEDKKKDGGDQDGRKSISKRGSSKSGTDNTDYASADTPTLDPITEEDEKVDHGSSKSLLGRKTSGEKGSLFQGADLKLKPGGGLRYQKLTSDDEESEESDNAPLLKDGKKPEPKASDAGDRSLGKGKDYLSDKKDSSDSGVRSNESSPNHSLQDEEADLSQSERANLIELDEENSARKRGLPNSLSGLQDPAIVRMSICSEDQCSLLASSPEESWPSSKSYNLNRTPSNTTLNNNTNAQQGNNIRQPTDSSNSTTTGSDVIMTPGSSTTNTQNENVRVVHLKRGLNPGDPPEILKVSSDTVTFGEERESIL; encoded by the exons ATGGACACCACAACCTCCATCAAGATGACCACCCTGGCCATCCAGAACCTCTTCAGCTATGTGGAAGAAGATAATCTGGCTGCTGTCAAATCCCACCTTGACAAGTTCAAAGAGGTGGATGGTCGAAGCGAT AATGGACAGACTCCTCTGATGTTGGCCTCAGAGCAGGGCAGTCTTGAGATTGTTCAAGAGCTCATCAGAAGAGGAGCAGATGTCAACTTGGATGACGTG GACTGCTGGTCCGCTCTGATCTCTGCAGCTAAGGAGGGGCACGTGGAGGTGGTGAAAGAGCTGCTGGAAAACAGTGCTTACATTGAGCACAGAGACATG GGGGGTTGGACTGCCCTTACCTGGGCTTCATATAAAGGTAGAGTTGAGGTGGCCACGGTCCTGCTTGAGGCTGGGGCAAACCCAAACACCACTGGACAG CAATACAGCGTCTACCCCATTATCTGGGCTGCCGGTAGAGGCCATGCAGAGATTGTCAAACTCTTGCTGGAGCATGGAGCTAAAGTCAACTGCTCTGATAAG TACGGCACCACCCCCCTGATCTGGGCTGCTAGAAAAGGTCACTACGACTGCGTGATGCACCTGTTGGAGAACGGAGCCGATGTTGACCAGGAGGGGGCG AATTCCATGACCGCATTGATCGTGGCTGTGAAGGGGGGATATACAGAGGTGGTTAAAGAGCTTCTGAAGAGGAACCCAAATGTAAACATGACCGATAAGGACGGAAACACAGCTCTGATGATCGCAGCTAAAGAGGGCTACACTGAGATTGTGCAGGACCTGCTTGATGCCGGAACATATGTCAACATCCCCGACCGG AGTGGAGACACTGTGCTGATTGGGGCTGTGAGAGGTGGGCATGTTGAGATTGTGAGGGCGCTACTGCATAAGTATGCAGACATCGACATTAGAGGCCAG GAAAGTAAGACTGCTCTCTACTGGGCTGTAGAGAAAGGCAATGCAACCATGGTTCGAGACATACTGCAGTGCAATCCTGACACCGAGACCACCACTAAG GATTCTGAGACTCCACTAATCAAAGCCACCAAGATGAGGAACATAGAAATAGTGGAGCTGCTGCTGGACAAAGGAGCCAAAGTGTCTGCAGTCGACAAG AGAGGGGACACTCCACTTCATATCGCCATTCGTGGACGGAGCCGCAGGCTGGCTGAGCTCCTCCTCCGTAACCCTAAAGATGGCCGCCTGCTGTACCGGCCCAACAAAGCTGGAGAAACCCCCTATAACATCGACTGCAGCCACCAGAAAAGCATTCTTACCCAGATTTTTGGAGCCC GACATCTGTCCCCCACAGAGTCAGATGGGGACATGCTGGGCTATGACCTGTACAGCAGTGCTTTGGCAGACATCCTGAGTGAGCCCACCATGCAGCCGCCCATCTGTGTGGGTCTGTATGCCCAGTGGGGCAGCGGCAAGTCCTTCCTGCTCAAGAAACTAGAGG ATGAGATGAAGACATTTGCAGGTCAGCAGGTGGAGCCTTTGTTCCAGTTTTCCTGGCTGGTTGTGTTATTATCGCTCCTGCTGTGCGGCTCTGTCGCGCTAGTGCTCGGCTTCACCGTGGATCCCAAGCTGGCTATTGCCATCTCTCTCAGCATTCTGGCACTGCTTTATGTATTCTTTG TGGTTGTGTACTTTGGGAGCAGGCGTGAGGGTGAGAGCTGGAACTGGGCGTGGGTCATTAGCACCCGTCTGGCTCGACACATCGGATACCTGGAGCTTCTGCTCAAACTCATGTTCGTCAACCCACCAGAGCTGCCTGAACAGACCACCCGTGCACTGCCTGTCAG GTTTCTGTTCACAGACTATAACAGGCTATCCAGTGTGGGTGGGGAGACGTCCATGGCTGAAATGATCGCTACTCTCTCGGATGCTTGTGAAAGGGAGTTTGGCTTTTTGGCCACCAGACTTTTCAGAGTCTTCAAAACTGAGGACACTCAAG GTAAAAATAAGTGGAAGAAAACATGTTGCATCCCATCCTTTGTTATCTTCCTCTTCATCCTGGGCTGCCTGCTCATGGGAATGGCCCTGTTGGCGGTGTTCAAGGTGGATGGGCAAAACCAGACAGTGAACGCAGTGCTGGTTTCCATGGCGAGTGTTGTTGGTTTGGCGCTGTTACTTAACTGTCGCACCTGGTGGCAGGTGACAGACTCGGTGCTAAACTCCCAGAGGAAGAGGCTGCACAGTGCCGCCAACAAGATGCACAAGCTGAAGAGTGAGGGCTTTATGAAG GTCTTGAAGAATGAAGTGGAGCTTATGGCTAAGATGGCCAAATCTATAGATGGCTTCACCCAGAACCAGACGCGTCTAGCTGTCATCATTGATGGTCTGGACTCCTGTGAACAGGATAAAGTGCTACAGATGCTTGACACG GTGAGAGTGCTGTTTTCCAAGGGTCCTTTCATCTCGGTCTTCGCCAGTGATCCTCACATCATCATCAAAGCTATAAACCAGAATCTAAACAGCGTGCTGCGTGACTCCAACATCAACGGCCATGACTATATGCGCAACATCGTCCACCTTCCTGTCTTCCTCAACAGCCGTGGCCTCAGCTGTGCAAAGAAGATGTCTGCACCCGCTCCTGCTAACGGAGACACTGGGAACTCTGAGG ttggTTGGCATGAGGAGTTGGACAGAAAGTTGTCCCAGAACAGCCTGGGTGACCAGACCAAGTTTGGCAGTAAGACGACTCTTAACCGCAGG GATACTTATCGCCGTCGACAGATGCAGAGGTCAGTCACGCGTCAGATGTCCTTTGACCTCACAAAACTGCTCGTCACTGAGGACTGGTTCAGTGACATCAGCCCTCAGGCTATGAGGAGACTGCTGAACATTGTATCAGTCACAG GCCGTTTGCTGAGGGCCAATCAGATAAGTTTTAACTGGGACCGGCTTGCATCTTGGATCAACTTGACTGAGCAGTGGCCATATCGCACATCCTGGCTCATACTGTACCTAGAAGAGACCGATGGCATCCCAGATCAGACAACTCTGAAAACCATCTATGAAAG GATCTCCAAGAACATTCCCACCACTAAAGATGTGGAGCCTTTGCTGGAGATAGATGGTGATGTCCGTAGCTTTGAGGTTTTCCTTTCTTCCCGAGCTCCAGTGCTTGCGGTTCGAGACATCCGCACATTTCTCCCCTGCACTGTTAATTTAGATCCCAAACTCAGAGAGATTATTGCAG ATGTGCGTGCTGCCCGGGAGCAAGTGAACATGGGTGGTGTCACCTATCCCGCGCTGCCTTTGCAGGAGGGCCGTCCAATATCAGTCTACAGCCAGCAGTCCTCTGCCTGCTCCCCTACTGCCTCCTACAACGGCCCGTTTATCCCGCCGGGAGTGTCTCCTCAGCCCCACAGCGCATATTTCAGCGGCATGGCCGGGCCACAACACCCGTTCTACAACAGG CCTTATTTCCCCCAACATCTATACCAGCTGCCGCGGCAGTATGCTGGCAGCTTCTTCCCTGCTCATGTTCTTCCACGTCCATTCATTAAAACCAGCTATCCCAAGGACCATAGCAGTGGACTT GGCTCTGCCTCTGTGGTCTCAGGCACTCCATCGATGCTGCTCAGCTCAATGAGCACAGATGTTGTCTGTGAGCGTGTCAAACTTATCGATGGCATCGACCAGAGCATGCTTTCTCAGTATACAGCCACCATTAAGAAG GCTAACATAAATGGCCGGGTCCTGTCTCAATGTAACATTGATGAGCTGAAGAAAGAGATGAACATGAATTTTGGAGATTGGCAGCTTTTCAGGACAACA GTGATTGATCTCCGTCATGTGGAGACCCAGATCCTTCATGAGGAGGCTCCTAGCGAGCAGGGCAGCAGCATGGTTGGCCATGTGGAGTCTTGCAGGCACACTGGTGCACCCGTTCTCGGAGGAGTCGGTAACACGGACAGCTCACCAATGTACAACTTCAGCCTGAGCTTCGAGGAGCTCAGTAACGTGGGCTTGGATGAGCCTCCTAGGCACTCCAACCCTACGTGGATG GCCACTACTCACCGTACACCAAGTATGTCCAGCCTCAACTCTCAAGAGTCCTCCAATGAAATTTGCAAGCTAACAGACAAGCAGCAGGCCGAATACCGCAACGCCTACCAGGAATACATCGCCTCCATGGCTCAGATTGAGGTAGGAATGGAGAAACCGGTCCCACCTTTTGTTGGCCAACTTATGCACTCCAGCTCTGAGGACAAGAAGAAGGATGGAGGTGACCAAGATGGGCGCAAATCCATTTCAAAAAGAGGGAGCAGCAAGTCCGGGACCGATAATACCGACTACGCTTCGGCAGACACGCCCACTTTAGATCCCATAACAGAAGAGGATGAGAAGGTTGACCATGGGTCATCAAAGTCCCTTCTGGGACGCAAGACATCTGGAGAGAAGGGGAGTCTCTTCCAGGGTGCAGATCTGAAGCTGAAGCCTGGAGGCGGTTTACGCTACCAGAAACTGACTAGTGATGATGAAGAGTCTGAAGAGTCAGACAATGCCCCTCTGCTCAAGGATGGAAAGAAACCCGAACCTAAAGCCTCAGATGCTGGAGATCGATCTTTGGGAAAAGGTAAGGATTACCTTTCAGATAAGAAGGATTCTTCTGACTCGGGTGTCCGCTCCAACGAAAGCTCTCCAAACCATTCCTTGCAAGATGAAGAGGCCGACCTGTCGCAGTCTGAGAGGGCTAACCTGATTGAGCTGGATGAGGAGAACTCTGCTCGAAAGCGAGGGCTGCCGAATAGTCTGAGTGGCCTCCAAGACCCAGCTATCGTCCGCATGTCCATCTGCTCCGAAGACCAGTGCAGTCTTCTGGCCAGCAGCCCCGAAGAGAGCTGGCCTTCCTCCAAGAGCTACAACCTCAACCGTACACCCAGCAACACCACCCTCAATAACAACACAAACGCCCAACAAGGAAACAACATTCGCCAACCCACAGATAGCTCCAACTCCACCACcactggaagtgacgtcatcatGACTCCTGGTTCCAGCACCACCAATACCCAAAATGAGAACGTCCGTGTGGTGCATCTGAAGAGGGGGCTTAATCCTGGAGATCCTCCTGAGATCCTCAAAGTGTCCTCTGACACAGTCACCTTCGGAGAAGAGCGTGAAAGTATCCTGTAG